One Solanum pennellii chromosome 10, SPENNV200 genomic region harbors:
- the LOC107032519 gene encoding uncharacterized protein LOC107032519 yields MTQVDLESLVSTNSGGSNDRKIVCETLAKAAGVKAEKNDIPDDEKELPPDFPPESFCLSKDAELDWFDRNAVLERKESAKGNSSHGTNVTSNLHPNLNSNSQRIPLTLKTKTTFFGLPKSSSVDSKRKTCKPANMRFFPTKRSESALKAVSAPEPVSPKVSCMGRVRSKKGRRRSCETSQKSEISLERSKSSRTPKRKIGFYSRVLSIFGFGRSNIKPVKASTERTHDSIPEEPVPPRKSNAVVTEKVHKVPVSVEPVSVSDSSGLGGMMRFTSGRRSESWAADEIDAVLSELGTDRKVGPNIRN; encoded by the coding sequence ATGACTCAAGTTGATTTGGAATCACTAGTTTCCACCAATTCCGGCGGAAGTAATGACCGGAAAATTGTATGTGAAACTCTAGCGAAAGCCGCCGGCGTCAAAGCGGAGAAAAATGATATTCCAGACGACGAAAAGGAACTTCCGCCGGATTTCCCGCCGGAGTCATTCTGTCTTTCGAAAGATGCTGAACTCGATTGGTTTGATAGGAACGCAGTTCTGGAGCGTAAGGAATCAGCAAAAGGTAACAGTTCACACGGAACGAATGTGACTTCAAATTTGCAtccaaatttgaattcaaaCTCACAACGAATTCCATTGACTTTGAAAACTAAAACTACTTTCTTCGGTTTACCGAAGAGTAGTTCCGTTGATTCGAAGAGGAAAACATGTAAACCGGCGAATATGCGTTTTTTTCCGACGAAACGATCTGAATCGGCATTGAAAGCGGTTTCCGCTCCTGAACCGGTATCACCGAAGGTATCATGTATGGGAAGAGTGAGATCGAAGAAAGGTCGCCGGCGATCATGTGAAACAtcacaaaaatctgaaatatcaCTCGAGAGATCAAAAAGCAGCAGAACACCTAAACGGAAAATCGGATTCTATTCACGTGTACTTTCAATATTCGGATTCGGTCGGAGTAATATCAAACCGGTGAAGGCCAGTACAGAGAGAACGCATGATTCCATACCGGAAGAGCCAGTTCCGCCGAGAAAGAGCAACGCTGTGGTAACCGAAAAGGTTCATAAAGTTCCGGTGAGTGTTGAACCGGTTTCGGTTTCCGATTCAAGCGGTTTAGGAGGAATGATGAGGTTCACGTCGGGCCGGAGATCGGAATCCTGGGCCGCCGATGAGATCGATGCAGTGCTTTCAGAGTTGGGTACAGATCGGAAAGTGGGTCCCAATATAAGAAATTGA